One window of the Helicoverpa zea isolate HzStark_Cry1AcR chromosome 7, ilHelZeax1.1, whole genome shotgun sequence genome contains the following:
- the LOC124631961 gene encoding fasciclin-1 isoform X2, protein MGGRLVLLLVMCTGLVRADRKLTVVEKIRGDGDLSQFLSLLERNVIANTTLHYRQMTLFAPTNEAFQRFNGELDDSLVLYHIANLATTLSNMDYAISTDLDGNPPLWVTTRRGPMHDDIYVNNAKVYVTRSYQAVNRNNKLQVLHVIDQVLLPLQPHGPSSISSPVYNPNAYHFLEHSDLFNIGQHRLRSFRQKVNQLKKSKVFDSDGRHTFFIPVDEGFKPTTRSDLIDEKVVDGHVIPHHVLFTHATPDTKEFETLAFGDNVKVIISFSTVMNGKDEITYVKSNTVAGDAKHARGVVLADIVRANIPVKNGVVHLIQRPLMVVDTTVIDFLREKEDGPLCKFYEVIMDLGANNQFFNELTLAKDITLFAPSNEAWADFSVENIIRNHQKLRDILNLHLVRERLPLDAIIHNNMNQIYQAPTALPRKYLYFNVLTRGQNQTLTVEGGGVNATVTLPNIAATNGFVHIIDRVLGVPYTTVFEKLKTDPMLNITYNLGKRQMFNQQLNDMEHRYTYFVPRDHAWLKFQIKHPSAFKSLFREDFGYFTKQILERHVIRAGRAYTVSDLKLLANETHPFVLPTSRDPLRLRVKESDKNYYVEWNGHWIHVFRPDVECTNGIIHVIDEPFVLESDIRATGAAHRLNLAYTYFILFLSFCFVRILEN, encoded by the exons TTCCTCTCGCTGCTGGAACGCAACGTGATAGCCAACACAACCCTGCATTATCGTCAGATGACTCTGTTCGCGCCGACCAACGAGGCATTCCAGAGGTTCAACGGAGAGCTAGACGACTCGCTCGTCCTCTATCATATAG CAAACCTAGCGACAACGCTATCGAACATGGACTATGCGATATCAACGGACTTGGATGGCAACCCGCCGCTGTGGGTGACAACGCGCCGCGGCCCGATGCACGACGACATCTATGTCAACAACGCTAAGGTCTACGTCACCAGGTCTTACCAGGCCGTCAACAGGAATAATAAGCTGCAA GTATTGCACGTAATAGACCAAGTGTTACTGCCGCTGCAGCCCCATGGACCCAGCTCAATCAGCTCTCCAGTGTATAATCCCAACGCCTATCATTTTCTGGAACACTCGGATCTCTTCAACATTGGCCAACACCGACTCAG ATCCTTCAGACAAAAAGTGAACCAGCTTAAAAAGAGCAAAGTGTTTGACTCCGACGGCAGGCATACGTTCTTTATCCCTGTCGATGAGGGATTTAAG CCGACAACTAGATCCGATTTGATAGACGAGAAAGTTGTGGACGGACACGTTATACCTCATCATGTGTTGTTCACTCACGCGACGCCGGACACTAAGGAGTTTGAGACCCTGGCTTTCGGAGACAATGTCAAGGTCATTATATCGTTCAGCACCGTCATGAATGGGAAAGATGAGATAA CCTACGTAAAGTCCAACACCGTGGCTGGCGATGCCAAGCACGCTCGAGGCGTGGTCCTGGCCGACATCGTGAGAGCGAACATCCCCGTGAAGAACGGAGTCGTACATCTGATACAACGACCTCTCATGGTCGTCGATACAACCGTCATCGATTTCCTCAGG GAAAAAGAAGACGGACCTCTTTGTAAATTCTATGAAGTAATCATGGACCTGGGAGCAAACAACCAGTTCTTCAACGAACTCACTTTGGCGAAAGACATTACTCTATTTGCGCCTTCAAATGAGGCGTGGGCCGACTTCAGCGtcgaaaatattattag gaaCCATCAAAAGCTgagggacattttgaatttaCACTTGGTACGTGAAAGGCTGCCACTGGACGCGATAATACACAACAACATGAATCAG ATTTATCAAGCACCGACGGCCTTACCTCGGAAATACCTTTACTTCAACGTTCTGACTCGCGGTCAGAATCAGACGCTAACTGTGGAAGGCGGTGGAGTGAACGCGACTGTGACTCTTCCCAACATTGCTGCAACCAACGGCTTTGTTCACATTATCGATAGAGTACTGGGAGTCCCATACACAACAGTCTTCGAGAAATTGAAAACGGATCCGATGCTCAA CATTACATACAACCTGGGCAAGCGACAAATGTTCAACCAGCAGCTAAATGACATGGAGCATCGTTACACATACTTCGTCCCCCGCGATCACGCTTGGCTAAAATTCCAAATTAAGCATCCTTCTGCTTTCAAATCTCTGTTCAGAGAAGACTTTGGTTATTTC acaaagcAAATTTTAGAGCGACATGTTATCCGGGCCGGGCGTGCGTACACGGTATCTGATTTAAAACTTCTCGCAAACGAAACACATCCCTTCGTTCTGCCGACTTCACGCGATCCGCTCCGGCTGCGTGTCAAGGAATCTGATAAGA ACTACTACGTGGAGTGGAACGGCCATTGGATCCACGTATTCAGGCCTGATGTGGAGTGCACTAACGGCATCATCCACGTCATCGACGAGCCCTTCGTGTTGGAGAGTGACATCCGCGCGACCGGCGCCGCTCACAGACTCAACCTCGCCTACACGTACTTCATTCTGTTCTTGTCGTTCTGTTTTGTaagaattttggaaaattaA
- the LOC124631961 gene encoding fasciclin-1 isoform X1, translating into MGGRLVLLLVMCTGLVRADRKLTVVEKIRGDGDLSQFLSLLERNVIANTTLHYRQMTLFAPTNEAFQRFNGELDDSLVLYHIANLATTLSNMDYAISTDLDGNPPLWVTTRRGPMHDDIYVNNAKVYVTRSYQAVNRNNKLQVLHVIDQVLLPLQPHGPSSISSPVYNPNAYHFLEHSDLFNIGQHRLRSFRQKVNQLKKSKVFDSDGRHTFFIPVDEGFKPTTRSDLIDEKVVDGHVIPHHVLFTHATPDTKEFETLAFGDNVKVIISFSTVMNGKDEITYVKSNTVAGDAKHARGVVLADIVRANIPVKNGVVHLIQRPLMVVDTTVIDFLRGIEKEDGPLCKFYEVIMDLGANNQFFNELTLAKDITLFAPSNEAWADFSVENIIRNHQKLRDILNLHLVRERLPLDAIIHNNMNQIYQAPTALPRKYLYFNVLTRGQNQTLTVEGGGVNATVTLPNIAATNGFVHIIDRVLGVPYTTVFEKLKTDPMLNITYNLGKRQMFNQQLNDMEHRYTYFVPRDHAWLKFQIKHPSAFKSLFREDFGYFTKQILERHVIRAGRAYTVSDLKLLANETHPFVLPTSRDPLRLRVKESDKNYYVEWNGHWIHVFRPDVECTNGIIHVIDEPFVLESDIRATGAAHRLNLAYTYFILFLSFCFVRILEN; encoded by the exons TTCCTCTCGCTGCTGGAACGCAACGTGATAGCCAACACAACCCTGCATTATCGTCAGATGACTCTGTTCGCGCCGACCAACGAGGCATTCCAGAGGTTCAACGGAGAGCTAGACGACTCGCTCGTCCTCTATCATATAG CAAACCTAGCGACAACGCTATCGAACATGGACTATGCGATATCAACGGACTTGGATGGCAACCCGCCGCTGTGGGTGACAACGCGCCGCGGCCCGATGCACGACGACATCTATGTCAACAACGCTAAGGTCTACGTCACCAGGTCTTACCAGGCCGTCAACAGGAATAATAAGCTGCAA GTATTGCACGTAATAGACCAAGTGTTACTGCCGCTGCAGCCCCATGGACCCAGCTCAATCAGCTCTCCAGTGTATAATCCCAACGCCTATCATTTTCTGGAACACTCGGATCTCTTCAACATTGGCCAACACCGACTCAG ATCCTTCAGACAAAAAGTGAACCAGCTTAAAAAGAGCAAAGTGTTTGACTCCGACGGCAGGCATACGTTCTTTATCCCTGTCGATGAGGGATTTAAG CCGACAACTAGATCCGATTTGATAGACGAGAAAGTTGTGGACGGACACGTTATACCTCATCATGTGTTGTTCACTCACGCGACGCCGGACACTAAGGAGTTTGAGACCCTGGCTTTCGGAGACAATGTCAAGGTCATTATATCGTTCAGCACCGTCATGAATGGGAAAGATGAGATAA CCTACGTAAAGTCCAACACCGTGGCTGGCGATGCCAAGCACGCTCGAGGCGTGGTCCTGGCCGACATCGTGAGAGCGAACATCCCCGTGAAGAACGGAGTCGTACATCTGATACAACGACCTCTCATGGTCGTCGATACAACCGTCATCGATTTCCTCAGG GGAATT GAAAAAGAAGACGGACCTCTTTGTAAATTCTATGAAGTAATCATGGACCTGGGAGCAAACAACCAGTTCTTCAACGAACTCACTTTGGCGAAAGACATTACTCTATTTGCGCCTTCAAATGAGGCGTGGGCCGACTTCAGCGtcgaaaatattattag gaaCCATCAAAAGCTgagggacattttgaatttaCACTTGGTACGTGAAAGGCTGCCACTGGACGCGATAATACACAACAACATGAATCAG ATTTATCAAGCACCGACGGCCTTACCTCGGAAATACCTTTACTTCAACGTTCTGACTCGCGGTCAGAATCAGACGCTAACTGTGGAAGGCGGTGGAGTGAACGCGACTGTGACTCTTCCCAACATTGCTGCAACCAACGGCTTTGTTCACATTATCGATAGAGTACTGGGAGTCCCATACACAACAGTCTTCGAGAAATTGAAAACGGATCCGATGCTCAA CATTACATACAACCTGGGCAAGCGACAAATGTTCAACCAGCAGCTAAATGACATGGAGCATCGTTACACATACTTCGTCCCCCGCGATCACGCTTGGCTAAAATTCCAAATTAAGCATCCTTCTGCTTTCAAATCTCTGTTCAGAGAAGACTTTGGTTATTTC acaaagcAAATTTTAGAGCGACATGTTATCCGGGCCGGGCGTGCGTACACGGTATCTGATTTAAAACTTCTCGCAAACGAAACACATCCCTTCGTTCTGCCGACTTCACGCGATCCGCTCCGGCTGCGTGTCAAGGAATCTGATAAGA ACTACTACGTGGAGTGGAACGGCCATTGGATCCACGTATTCAGGCCTGATGTGGAGTGCACTAACGGCATCATCCACGTCATCGACGAGCCCTTCGTGTTGGAGAGTGACATCCGCGCGACCGGCGCCGCTCACAGACTCAACCTCGCCTACACGTACTTCATTCTGTTCTTGTCGTTCTGTTTTGTaagaattttggaaaattaA